tagtatacctatataataatttcagcacttattgaatttctttatgCCCATTAATATTATAGTCCTTAAAAGGATCGTTGCCTGTTTTCTGTGAAAGTAATGCTCTCTTCTTCTAATACACGCACGTAATTTCTACATGATTTACTCTGGcagaaaatgtttgtttaagaGGTACGGCAGCTTCTTCAATACAACGTATTAATTGCTCTCTTGTTTGTATTTCTTGAGCATAAACCATCTCTTTCATCCTACcccaattatttttacatcgTTAGCTTTAGGTGCGTTTTTCTTGAAAACCATTGCTTCTAAcgacttcaataaagtataccttttttctCATCTCAAAAAACCTCCGGACacacaattttccaaaatttgctAGAAGAAATCgtaagatattaaagaaaatatgatttatttcttcaactttgacaccctgtatctttattattatcgACTTTGGTACTAAGGCAAGTTAGTTTAAATTTAGTCCTTGCCTCATACTCTATTACTCCCTTAAAGGAATGTATCGAGttaccaaacaccctgtatatatgaaaatatgtaataataggaatggctaaaataaattttccttgaaTCGCTTACTATAGACACACTATTTACTGATTTATCTtgtcttaaaatattaacaataactACGAATGTGAATGTGAATTAAACAATTCGATCTTCAACCCTCAAGTCAAACCCATCAGCTCTTTTCAATATAATGTCACTTTGCAGTCTAAAATCCTTTTCTTCCTTCGgcgaaattaatttgtatttccTGAGAACAGTTGCGATCATCACTTTCAATTGTAACATAGCATATTTTCtacctaaaatattacattcttttcTGTTCCAAGATTGTAATACGAACCCAAATTTCATACCCAAACAACTCCTCGGTCCAGCACTAAATGGAAAATAAGCATAGTGATGTCTAGCCTGGCATTTCTcaggcaaaaaattatcagggTCAAACTTCTCTGGATTTGTCCATATTTTAGGGTCCCTATGATTAACATACTGTGATATTACCACAGTTGTGCCTGCAGGAAGCGTTATATCCCGAGATGCTAAAACGACtacatgaaaacaaatttttatacttAATCACTACGGTTACCAAGTTTAACATCTTCATTGATTTTTCTGGCAATTAGCGGTACTGGCGGGTACAACCTCAAGGTTTCCATTATAACTCTTTCCAGATACTTCATTTCAATGGTGTCCTTAAATGTAATTGATCGATTCCAGTCATCatggaaaatttcttttaattctatAATACACTTTTCTTGGATATCTTGGTGGATTCCTAAAAGAGTGAATATGAAGCTCGAAGCTGCTGATATGGTGTCATGACCCTAGAACGTTATTATTAGATAGCAATTAAACTCTAAATGATAAATAACATACCGCGAAAGTAATGGTGCTCACTTCATCTTCAATATCATCATCAGTCAGTTTATTTCCTTCAATCTGACTTGCTTCTACCATGAAATCCAAGAAAGCCAATCTTTTCTTCTTACCtagacaattattattaaatttaaatctccaGGTTTGAAGATCTACTCACCAACATCATTCTCTTCATTGTCTTCTAAATCATCTCGAATATAAGAGTAATTCTCAGTTCTTTCATTTTCAGTGTCATTTTGATTCTTGGCAGCTTCAGCAACTACTTCATTATATATACTGTGCTCTCCTTTCTCAACCCTCTTCACATAGTCTTCCTTTTTGGATTTGAGTACCtgagaaataagaaaatcatTATAAATCGAGACAGGgttataaagcaaaaaatataaaggaaTAATTATGGAATTTATACCCTTCTGGTGAGGCTTTGGATGATGTTCAGCAATTTAGTTTGTTCCTTTGCCATTTTAGTCCATCTGAAGAAAAATGATATGCGAAGCCAAAGATTGTAATGTCTTTGGTGAACAATGTAGCACATGCTAAGGACATGGAAAAATTCCCttactgaaaatttatatgtattgACCCACTTACTCCATAATCGCTTTGGCATACTTTAATCCAACGTTGTCATCCTTGGCTTTCACTCCCATAGCAGTTTCTgtttaatatttgatttaattttcaaagcaaagagctaaatcaaatttataccTAATAAAATATCCACAGTTGTGCTAGTTGTGTACTCAAATACGTCAAAGGTTACGTGTTTTATCTTATCAAGTTTCTTCAGTAACGTATTGAAGTTCCTGTTGAAAATTGGTATAAACGTTTTAAGGATTGAAGAATGGAACGTGGGAGCCAGCATTTTTCTGTGAGATTTCCATCTTTCTCctgtaattaaaatgtttattgggGAGAGTTTATCGAGGTTGTGATTCAATATGAGCacttgaaaatgaattaaaacaaaaaagagtCATGAGCATGAAAATTCAAGCACACAAACAAATTCAATAGGTTATGGACGTAGATGCCaattaaaaaacgtatttcttaaaattttcataacaacGGGGGGGGCACTTAACTCAAATATCTTCAGAAAGGCTGTTTTAGTAAAAGTTAggaaaatgtttcataaatTGTCTCAAacaccaaattttaaaaatcgctttTTTGCCGACTACCCCAATGGagaaatttcatcaaaatctattgaaaattttggctTTGCTGCCCCTTGTGTTTACAAACctttcagttttaattcattaatcaCAAAAAACTAAGTGATGAACAAATGGATGTGAAATCAACCTTTTGATTAGTATAAATATACGTGAAAGGAGCGATCAGCGAAACATTTTATAGTCTTAAACTATTGCGTGTACGTAAAGTGACAATTTTTATGTCTAGGCAGTAAAATTGTTACTTTACagccttttttttaattaaaatggtcCATTGTTTACCAATTGCagaaaaatatcttaacaTTACCAGTATTAATACAGTGGTATTCTCGACCGAATGGCgactgaatattttctttataatacaTGAGCATTTTAAAGATTGTGACCAGGGGCACTGGTTTCGGGCAGTTGattactttaattttgaaaatggacACCTCAATTCAGTTTATGAAGTTTCTTTCTAGATAGTTTCTTAGCTAGTATCAAGAAGACGAACATCTGACCCGTGAACTGCCATCCTTAAAAACTTgccaatataaaaaaactataaggTGGAACAGTATGATAGACCTAATATTTGCGTATCGATAAACACAGCTACCATCCACAAGACAATATTGAAATACAAGATACCGagagtaaataaataagtgagaaaaaataCGAAGAGTGATTCTttgcatcaaaataaaacaggaagtttgtgtaaataaaggtCCACAGTGGTTTACTTAGTTAAAATTAGGGACGAGTACTACGATTAGAGATATACACCATATCATGAGTTAGTTGGTGCCGACCAAAACTCCACGCGATGATCTATTAatgaggaaaatttttgttcttctg
The nucleotide sequence above comes from Euwallacea similis isolate ESF13 chromosome 16, ESF131.1, whole genome shotgun sequence. Encoded proteins:
- the LOC136414007 gene encoding cytochrome P450 4g1-like isoform X2 produces the protein MLSLGMQFMTHSFTSVLNPFVSILLGIILILTIYHFWFQSLRYVKMAKNIPGPKPIPILGNALEVLGLGPEGERWKSHRKMLAPTFHSSILKTFIPIFNRNFNTLLKKLDKIKHVTFDVFEYTTSTTVDILLETAMGVKAKDDNVGLKYAKAIMDMCYIVHQRHYNLWLRISFFFRWTKMAKEQTKLLNIIQSLTRRVLKSKKEDYVKRVEKGEHSIYNEVVAEAAKNQNDTENERTENYSYIRDDLEDNEENDVGKKKRLAFLDFMVEASQIEGNKLTDDDIEDEVSTITFAGHDTISAASSFIFTLLGIHQDIQEKCIIELKEIFHDDWNRSITFKDTIEMKYLERVIMETLRLYPPVPLIARKINEDVKLASRDITLPAGTTVVISQYVNHRDPKIWTNPEKFDPDNFLPEKCQARHHYAYFPFSAGPRSCLGRKYAMLQLKVMIATVLRKYKLISPKEEKDFRLQSDIILKRADGFDLRVEDRIV
- the LOC136414007 gene encoding cytochrome P450 4g1-like isoform X1, which codes for MLSLGMQFMTHSFTSVLNPFVSILLGIILILTIYHFWFQSLRYVKMAKNIPGPKPIPILGNALEVLGLGPEEAMKKVLDMFQKLDTDVARAYMGPRLVVGINNPMDVEVILSSSVHLEKSWEYTLLESWLGKGLLTSKGERWKSHRKMLAPTFHSSILKTFIPIFNRNFNTLLKKLDKIKHVTFDVFEYTTSTTVDILLETAMGVKAKDDNVGLKYAKAIMDMCYIVHQRHYNLWLRISFFFRWTKMAKEQTKLLNIIQSLTRRVLKSKKEDYVKRVEKGEHSIYNEVVAEAAKNQNDTENERTENYSYIRDDLEDNEENDVGKKKRLAFLDFMVEASQIEGNKLTDDDIEDEVSTITFAGHDTISAASSFIFTLLGIHQDIQEKCIIELKEIFHDDWNRSITFKDTIEMKYLERVIMETLRLYPPVPLIARKINEDVKLASRDITLPAGTTVVISQYVNHRDPKIWTNPEKFDPDNFLPEKCQARHHYAYFPFSAGPRSCLGRKYAMLQLKVMIATVLRKYKLISPKEEKDFRLQSDIILKRADGFDLRVEDRIV